One Aggregicoccus sp. 17bor-14 genomic region harbors:
- a CDS encoding IS66 family insertion sequence element accessory protein TnpB: MQLVAEFAASGLEQKEFVAKHDVSLGTFQYWLYEKSKRASVQLSNSEATSRPAFLPLEVVASPAPKAREEMAGLLEARCASGLAVRFAVGTDVGYVAALLRALA; the protein is encoded by the coding sequence ATGCAGCTGGTGGCCGAGTTTGCGGCAAGTGGCCTCGAGCAGAAGGAATTCGTGGCCAAGCACGATGTCTCGCTCGGCACCTTCCAATACTGGCTGTACGAGAAGTCCAAACGCGCCTCGGTGCAGCTGTCCAATTCGGAAGCCACGTCGCGGCCCGCCTTTCTGCCGCTGGAAGTCGTAGCGTCGCCCGCGCCGAAGGCGCGGGAGGAGATGGCGGGCCTCCTCGAGGCGCGCTGCGCGAGTGGCCTCGCGGTGCGCTTCGCCGTGGGCACCGACGTGGGCTACGTCGCGGCGCTGCTGCGGGCCCTCGCCTGA
- the tnpB gene encoding IS66 family insertion sequence element accessory protein TnpB (TnpB, as the term is used for proteins encoded by IS66 family insertion elements, is considered an accessory protein, since TnpC, encoded by a neighboring gene, is a DDE family transposase.), whose translation MLLGLSSGVRILLAREPIDMRNSIDGLAAIVRNGWQEDLYAGHLFVFVSRRGDRLKILTWDAGGFVLTYKRLERGRFRMPQLKEGVLGAQLDATQLALLLDGIDLSHVRRPSKWSPPDAPAAPPHGGLLKGQWQRSPKTTRAPGAKKPRSSKTSSASSALSSSNCAVMSSGARARRCRPSRRN comes from the coding sequence ATGCTGCTGGGCCTCTCCTCGGGCGTGCGCATCCTGCTCGCGCGCGAGCCCATCGACATGCGCAATTCGATTGATGGGCTCGCCGCCATTGTCCGCAACGGCTGGCAGGAGGACCTCTACGCGGGCCACCTCTTCGTCTTCGTGTCGCGCCGCGGAGACCGGCTGAAAATCCTCACCTGGGACGCGGGCGGCTTCGTCCTCACCTACAAGCGCCTGGAGAGGGGGCGCTTCCGCATGCCGCAGCTGAAGGAAGGCGTGCTGGGGGCGCAGCTGGACGCGACCCAGCTCGCGCTACTGCTGGACGGCATCGACCTCTCGCACGTGCGTCGGCCGAGCAAGTGGAGCCCACCGGACGCCCCGGCAGCGCCGCCGCACGGCGGCCTGTTGAAAGGGCAATGGCAGCGCTCCCCGAAGACCACACGTGCCCCTGGCGCGAAGAAGCCGAGAAGCTCAAAGACGAGCTCGGCGAGCTCCGCGCTCAGCTCGAGCAACTGCGCCGTCATGTCTTCGGGCGCAAGAGCGAGAAGATGCCGCCCATCTCGGAGGAACTGA